From Argopecten irradians isolate NY chromosome 2, Ai_NY, whole genome shotgun sequence, the proteins below share one genomic window:
- the LOC138315420 gene encoding rho GTPase-activating protein 23-like isoform X2 produces the protein MEIHRFCTVQVIPYTEPSEDDPVLSPLLPPWNGPRTVVIPRTDQGYGFTLRHFIVYPPDFTGQDQYQPCDDTQDYPLGISCKRPKLRRLEPMETIFVKHVREDSVAQNAGLNEGDRILSINDIPILGQSYAQVISLIQTSIEPVLKLDVLPRDEDVLQMAYQNSNRSSLQEPLYHSRSSSSNISGNCIKVRGQQVYPSPSSKGVTSPEETGRYRGPERRFSASSLDEYADSDELKYRYLGSSEKTRKMKSSTSYTSGLSLYREPQLKSNASGGDLHKVVFNDRRRQFESRAKENLQGTPKTYSLGLYYPAPKKESIPVKTSEGVPSTSSHYRRSTDNILQSNDSLENITRSVTVKPQGRVIPLEQRSSSREGANQSQQDSYGSSSTYTTSLQSSSSRHSYPDSSSALANQGTAIPHSYTSQSNVSGDKMKGEHMTRHYVPVVSQTSGVSVSPKLSSSVDGLDSRSGHYITERSLRTNYSSPSYEQQNQNGSARTFIVKIGNKTIETGGNNQTNGQSGSAVQMSNQYGSTFALTKSPHGAQIEIKQKDNRERPPIVSYRKQQFESGQNDNSQGQNFNSRYKTEIKKITSGKFTTVANRLQNFEKEGICVRRMSSTERYSSPEPSSGHTSHSHSSERSTPQPQAPPQQQTAPIRIYVSQGTPHSASSPLVEIMPMPIYQDSAMQNAQPMEMTTSKASIHMQDDNVDGMSDDEERGNKPVRKPSFLAAINQPPRYSQSVSDIPSPDSPPISPWMGSHTSISSSSNVGLMPYSSLTSVVMPPHTTDSGLALTSTPIRDSSPSVILRKKSESTPEEEAIKLQRRTSYLMATAKDRDSSHKLSLDKSQSPNQSAELTMQTPNKHHSMKKLKAFFGERTPRILEATEKRQDPASPIQEVVKEGTLHLKTDITDGKRSSDRSWKPVWVELRGHALYLHKERKETTGVTHPFSFEDQPVSIKSSIVDIAYDYTKKKNVFRLKTFNGSEYLFQADEHDSMLSWIHAIQENNDPDSDEKGLASKDLIIRKSSQYESTQPPPSVAATKTSPQAPPKSTKKLQVLSLKPKIPHSPSMKRKKAESKDDNTKAKTLRGKLKSFRKYGVLGSGHSEEHEQSGMFGVPLSCCIPSPNNDFVPLIVDLCTKIVEARGLEVTGVYRVPGNSAAVNHMQEELNKGIDNMNVDHEKWCDVNVISSLLKTFFRKLPDPLITTELYQSFINANRTEDPERRMLKVKRLLHDLPEHHFETFRHLAEHLNKVASYDQVNKMDTRNLALMFGPTLVRQNNDDMATIVKDMSDQCRIVESIICHYEWFFSSWDQDSYVPLDENYEENSRPCNTSYSKMSCDDDDNTNNPKYIVSSFVQAAKNRIKGADEVDNSQAPTPPYRERNIDQEVAKHRMKTQNETTQSSPNLTTVVKTMPQQIQVVVRKTENPNDRRMAKSQEILDPDWGEYVDTERQSQSMIIKPRHYSEDSLDKNDEMELSSHGGLSGGFSVSRDTIDRLRKIEEEARSLREKEEKRRRDFERRKLERQKVEQDIQRTKKEIEYEDSQNVDDLLNSPSVWHSASELHRYSSAGHVRQGSATSDYSSVSSGADIHGGPSWLKYSSTSDFPIGSSTATGEKIYKDPKSGGKYFVIQSVNSAKVPPTKRTNSLETMLETDEETKPRHYARITAKRGSEKPRWATRESGEYIRRSRGNLSRSNSVRRGSLDSLIDLLDRQDQKVYGYNSSDSEDGSDLLSDLTSTFDQKLKVLVNPKYKLNGSTSRLNKSDGSGSVASDKSERSEKNEKETNAHMRLPPQLPLAMCNKFGLCSSNDMLEKQYRDPSLHRSPLQKSEAKIGIAYRFERTPTNSRENMGGAPGQVSASPYPGHATEPRTTFMMVNPSPVTVLDRSGRHYSPSAISQGRNSTKVDSSRDIRPISKSEKTEVNVSLSKQANQPGAERPTAFTRTFDICGNDKALKARSSSPEPTRKVKRTKRRHTVGSTNDEHFQALRTLSKPRDEPKMSAWERLQPNGGRNSQISANQNLLSWMQNERLRASVPDLSGGVTAHGSPYS, from the exons GCTTACCAAAATTCAAACAGAAGTTCCCTTCAGGAGCCCCTCTACCATAGCCGTAGCAGCAGTAGCAACATTAGTGGTAACTGCATAAAGGTTAGAGGTCAACAAGTCTATCCTTCTCCGTCATCCAAGGGAGTTACATCCCCTGAGGAGACTGGAAGGTATCGAGGACCAGAACGACGATTTTCCGCGTCCTCTTTGGATGAGTATGCTGATTCAGATGAACTGAAATATCGCTATCTTGGATCTTCTGAAAAAACTAGGAAAATGAAATCTTCAACATCCTACACTTCAGGATTGAGTTTGTACAGGGAACCCCAGCTAAAGAGTAATGCCAGTGGTGGGGACCTTCATAAGGTTGTGTTCAATGACAGACGTAGACAGTTTGAGTCACGTGCCAAGGAGAATCTACAGGGGACTCCAAAGACTTATTCTCTTGGGCTTTACTATCCTGCCCCCAAAAAGGAGTCCATTCCTGTGAAAACCTCCGAGGGTGTGCCCAGTACTTCATCTCACTATAGGCGGTCAACAGACAACATTCTGCAGTCAAACGACTCACTAGAAAATATCACAAGATCAGTAACTGTTAAACCACAGggaagagttattccccttgaaCAACGCTCTTCATCAAGAGAAGGTGCAAATCAATCACAACAAGATTCCTATGGAAGttcatcaacatacacaacatCTCTGCAATCTTCATCATCACGTCATAGCTATCCCGATTCGTCATCAGCATTAGCCAATCAGGGCACAGCAATACCTCACTCGTACACATCTCAAAGTAATGTGTCTGGTGATAAGATGAAAGGTGAACATATGACAAGACATTATGTCCCGGTTGTGTCACAGACATCTGGTGTGTCGGTCAGTCCGAAACTTTCCTCTAGTGTGGACGGTCTTGACTCCCGTTCAGGTCACTATATAACGGAGCGAAGTCTGCGGACAAATTATAGCTCACCTTCTTATGAGCAGCAAAATCAAAATGGTAGTGCTAGGACttttattgtgaaaattggCAATAAGACAATCGAAACTGGAGGAAATAACCAGACAAATGGACAAAGTGGTTCTGCAGTACAAATGTCAAATCAGTATGGCTCCACGTTTGCTCTCACTAAATCTCCTCATGGTGCTCAAATTGAAATCAAGCAAAAAGACAACAGAGAACGACCGCCGATAGTGTCTTACAGAAAGCAACAGTTTGAGAGTGGACAAAATGACAACAGCCAGGGACAAAATTTTAATAGCAGGTACAAAACAGAAATTAAGAAAATCACTTCGGGAAAATTCACAACAGTTGCAAACCGCTTACAAAATTTTGAGAAGGAAGGCATATGTGTTCGACGTATGTCGTCCACAGAGAGGTATTCATCACCCGAACCGTCATCAGGTCATACGTCACATTCCCACTCGTCAGAGCGTAGCACGCCACAACCCCAAGCCCCTCCACAACAACAGACAGCCCCAATTCGTATCTACGTATCCCAAGGTACACCTCACTCTGCTTCCTCCCCGCTGGTTGAGATAATGCCGATGCCAATATACCAGGACTCGGCGATGCAGAATGCCCAGCCGATGGAAATGACAACATCTAAAGCCTCCATCCACATGCAGGATGACAATGTGGACGGAATGTCGGATGACGAAGAACGGGGGAATAAGCCAGTGAGGAAGCCATCTTTCCTTGCAGCTATCAACCAACCACCAAGAT ATAGTCAGTCTGTGTCCGACATACCTAGTCCAGATTCCCCACCGATTAGTCCATGGATGGGCTCCCATACATCCATCTCCAGTTCCAGCAATGTCGGCCTGATGCCCTACTCATCCTTaacatctg TTGTGATGCCTCCCCATACTACTGACTCTGGCCTGGCTCTGACTAGTACACCTATCAGAGATTCTTCTCCTTCTGTAATCCTAAGGAAGAAATCGGAAT CCACACCCGAGGAGGAAGCCATCAAGTTACAGAGGAGGACGTCATATCTCATGGCAACGGCCAAGGACAGAGACAGCAGTCACAAGCTGTCATTGGACAAATCGCAATCCCCCAACCAATCAGCCGAGCTCACAATGCa AACTCCTAACAAACACCATAGCATGAAGAAGTTGAAAGCCTTCTTTGGAGAAAGG ACACCGCGGATCCTTGAGGCTACAGAGAAAAGACAGGATCCAGCCAGTCCTATTCAGGAAGTGGTGAAGGAGGGCACTCTTCATCTTAAAACGGACATCACCGATGGAAAG AGGAGTAGTGATCGGTCGTGGAAGCCCGTCTGGGTGGAGCTGAGAGGTCACGCCCTGTACTTACACAAGGAGAGGAAGGAAACTACTGGCGTG ACGCATCCTTTCTCCTTCGAAGACCAGCCTGTCTCAATCAAGTCATCCATTGTCGACATTGCTTACGACTATACAAAGAAGAAAAATGTCTTCCGCCTGAAGACATTCAATGGCTCTGAGTATTTGTTCCAAGCAGACGAACATGATTCCATGTTGTCGTGGATACATGCGATACAAGAGAACAACGACCCAGACTCGGAT GAGAAAGGCTTGGCCAGTAAGGACCTGATCATCAGAAAGAGCAGTCAGTACGAATCGACTCAGCCCCCTCCCAGTGTGGCTGCTACCAAGACCTCGCCCCAGGCCCCACCCAAATCCACCAAAAAGTTACAGGTGCTTTCTCTGAAACCCAAGATACCGCACTCACCCAGCATGAAACGCAAGAAGGCTGAAAGCAAAG ATGATAACACCAAGGCTAAGACACTTCGAGGGAAGCTGAAAAGCTTCCGTAAATATGGCGTGTTGGGATCTGGACATTCAGAAGAACATGAACAGTCGGGAATGTTTGGAGTCCCTCTGTCCTGCTGTATACCCTCTCCTAATAATGAT TTCGTACCCCTGATTGTTGACCTGTGCACGAAAATCGTGGAAGCACGCGGTCTGGAGGTGACGGGGGTGTACAGAGTTCCTGGTAATTCTGCCGCTGTCAACCATATGCAGGAAGAACTCAACAAG GGTATTGATAACATGAATGTGGACCATGAGAAGTGGTGCGATGTTAATGTTATCAGCAGTTTACTCAAAACCTTCTTCAGGAAGTTACCTGACCCACTTATCACCACAG AGTTGTACCAGAGCTTTATCAATGCCAATAGAACAGAGGACCCTGAGAGACGCATGCTCAAGGTTAAAAGGTTATTACATGACCTTCCTGAACATCATTTTGAGACTTTCAGACACCTTGCGGAACATCTCAATAAAGTTGCCTCGTATGACCAAGTCAATAAG ATGGACACAAGAAATTTGGCTTTGATGTTTGGTCCTACATTGGTAAGACAGAATAATGACGACATGGCAACCATCGTCAAGGACATGTCTGACCAGTGTCGCATCGTCGAAAGTATCATATGTCAT TATGAATGGTTCTTCAGCTCTTGGGATCAAGACAGTTATGTCCCCTTGGATGAGAATTACGAGGAAAATTCTCGTCCTTGTAACACTTCGTATTCAAAGATGTCATGCGATGATGATG ACAATACAAACAATCCCAAATACATTGTGTCATCGTTTGTACAAGCAGCGAAGAATCGCATCAAGGGAGCTGACGAGGTGGACAATAGTCAAGCACCAACGCCTCCATATAGGGAGCGAAACATCGACCAGGAAGTCGCAAAACATCGCATGAAAACTCAAAACGAGACAACACAGAGCAGTCCAAACCTTACCACAGTGGTCAAAACAATgccacaacaaatacaggtggTAGTACGCAAAACAGAAAACCCAAACGATCGTCGGATGGCAAAGTCTCAAGAGATTTTGGACCCAGATTGGGGGGAATATGTTGATACTGAGCGACAATCTCAAAGTATGATAATAAAACCGAGACATTACTCGGAAGATTCCCTCgataaaaatgatgaaatggAGTTGTCCTCCCACGGAGGTCTCAGTGGTGGTTTTAGTGTTAGTCGTGATACCATAGATCGTCTTCGGAAAATTGAAGAGGAAGCTAGATCTCTTCGTGAAAAGGAGGAAAAGAGGAGGAGAGATTTCGAAAGGAGAAAATTAGAACGACAGAAAGTTGAACAAGACATTCAGAGAACAAAAAAGGAAATAGAATATGAAGATAGTCAAAATGTTGATGATTTACTCAATTCACCATCAGTGTGGCACTCTGCTAGTGAACTTCATAGGTATTCGTCTGCTGGTCATGTGAGACAAGGTTCTGCTACTTCGGATTATTCCAGCGTGTCATCAGGGGCCGACATACACGGCGGTCCGTCGTGGCTCAAGTACAGCAGTACTTCGGACTTCCCTATTGGAAGCTCTACTGCAACTGGGGAAAAAATTTACAAGGACCCCAAATCTGGAGGCAAATATTTTGTGATACAAAGTGTGAATAGTGCTAAAGTTCCTCCAACCAAAAGGACAAATTCCTTGGAAACAATGTTAGAGACTGACGAAGAAACAAAGCCAAGGCATTACGCGAGAATCACAGCCAAGCGTGGGTCGGAAAAGCCCCGGTGGGCAACTAGGGAAAGTGGAGAATATATACGACGTTCTCGAGGAAACTTGAGTCGTAGTAATTCAGTGAGGAGAGGTTCGCTGGATTCTTTAATTGATCTGTTAGATAGACAAGATCAGAAGGTGTATGGCTACAACTCCTCTGATTCTGAGGACGGGTCAGATCTACTTAGCGACTTGACATCTACTTTTGATCAGAAGTTGAAGGTGTTGGTCAATCCAAAGTACAAACTTAACGGAAGCACAAGCCGACTCAACAAAAGTGATGGCTCTGGTTCCGTTGCCAGTGATAAAAGTGAGCgtagtgaaaaaaatgaaaaagagaCAAACGCTCACATGCGTCTTCCTCCTCAGCTTCCACTGGCAATGTGCAATAAGTTTGGTCTGTGTAGTAGCAATGACATGTTAGAGAAACAATATCGAGATCCCAGTCTACACCGGTCTCCCTTACAGAAGAGTGAGGCCAAGATTGGAATCGCGTATCGTTTTGAACGTACTCCCACAAACAGTCGGGAGAATATGGGCGGAGCGCCTGGTCAAGTGTCGGCCTCTCCTTATCCTGGTCATGCTACTGAACCACGCACAACATTCATGATGGTCAACCCCTCTCCAGTGACTGTCCTTGACCGTTCAGGTCGCCATTACTCGCCATCGGCTATCTCACAGGGCAGGAACTCCACCAAAGTTGACAGCAGTCGTGACATACGGCCAATTTCTAAATCTGAAAAAACTGAAGTGAATGTGTCTCTATCTAAACAGGCCAATCAACCCGGTGCTGAAAGACCGACTGCATTCACAAGAACTTTTGATATTTGTGGCAATGATAAAGCTTTAAAGGCCAGATCATCGAGTCCAGAGCCGACAAGAAAAGTGAAAAGGACAAAACGGAGACACACAGTAGGAAGTACCAATGATGAACACTTTCAGGCTCTGAGAACCCTGTCAAAGCCCAGGGACGAGCCCAAGATGTCAGCATGGGAACGACTTCAACCTAACGGAGGAAGAAACTCTCAAATTAGTGCTAACCAAAACCTTTTATCATGGATGCAAAATGAGCGTCTTCGTGCTAGTGTTCCAGATTTGTCTGGGGGAGTGACTGCCCATGGTAGCCCTTACTCATAA